One region of Persicobacter psychrovividus genomic DNA includes:
- a CDS encoding transposase: protein MIKKKFKSYQKDQVSLFPLSFGELVPPGHIARVIDCFVNGLSMDLLARYFTNQGGNAPYNPRMMMKLLLFGYQSGVFSSRKIEAFTYESIPCLWLCGGEHPDHATIARFRSLYFLDIFQDVFVQLILLLVEKGLVNLEDYVLDGTKLEADANKYKMVFKKNAFRYSKMVREKIIALFAEIDEIEKQSEEEAKKGHKMDCEDFSSEEVYAKAQEIEKSINEDLPPKEKKKIETRCRHLKKGADKLKGYEDQLQELGERNSYSKTDIDATYMRMKNDESRPGYNVQVGTNGEFITGATAHQNGGDSACTIDHLEERSKMLEQVNLDSMPETLTADGATEQKLYLII, encoded by the coding sequence AAATCTTACCAAAAAGATCAGGTTAGCCTGTTTCCTCTGAGTTTTGGGGAGCTGGTTCCGCCAGGGCATATCGCAAGGGTGATTGATTGTTTTGTTAATGGGCTGTCAATGGATTTGTTGGCTCGTTACTTTACAAATCAAGGAGGGAACGCTCCCTATAACCCTCGTATGATGATGAAGCTTTTGCTTTTTGGTTATCAGAGTGGAGTTTTCAGTAGTCGCAAAATTGAGGCATTTACCTATGAGTCGATTCCGTGCCTTTGGCTTTGTGGTGGCGAGCATCCTGATCATGCGACGATTGCTCGATTTCGGAGTCTCTATTTTCTCGATATTTTTCAGGATGTCTTCGTTCAGCTGATTCTTTTACTTGTGGAGAAAGGGCTTGTGAATCTTGAGGACTATGTGCTTGACGGCACTAAGCTTGAGGCTGATGCGAACAAGTATAAAATGGTCTTTAAGAAAAATGCATTTCGATACAGTAAGATGGTTCGTGAGAAAATCATAGCACTCTTTGCTGAGATAGATGAGATCGAAAAGCAGTCGGAGGAAGAGGCTAAAAAGGGGCATAAAATGGATTGTGAAGATTTCTCAAGTGAAGAGGTTTATGCTAAAGCACAAGAAATTGAAAAGTCAATTAACGAGGATTTGCCACCGAAGGAAAAGAAGAAAATCGAAACCCGATGTAGGCATCTGAAAAAAGGAGCAGATAAGCTAAAAGGTTACGAAGATCAGCTTCAAGAGCTTGGAGAGCGGAATTCTTACTCAAAAACAGATATAGATGCGACATATATGCGGATGAAAAATGATGAGTCGCGTCCAGGATATAACGTGCAAGTGGGTACAAACGGAGAGTTTATTACTGGGGCTACAGCTCATCAAAATGGTGGTGATTCAGCGTGCACGATAGATCATTTAGAGGAGCGATCAAAGATGCTTGAACAGGTCAACTTGGATTCAATGCCAGAGACTTTGACGGCTGATGGGGCTACGGAACAGAAGCTGTATTTGATTATTTAG
- a CDS encoding transposase: MSPNVKFTGYYKESKKTFKEDISRWQNMLYHEEGDYYECANGRKLTWKKHNIVTNKSGYESHRDVYESADCSDCPFREKCFSMKGKVKQIVVNRNFQRHKERARRTIKSEEGGEKMRMRGHDIETVFGHIKHNLKFKRFMLRGLEKVGAELLLLSLSYNLSKMAKYSKKALIRVLLFVFFGEWIKKGFKRFEFHSQSLFFIQNQFLYKF, translated from the coding sequence GTGAGTCCGAACGTTAAATTTACAGGTTATTACAAGGAGTCGAAGAAGACATTTAAGGAGGATATTTCGAGGTGGCAGAACATGCTTTATCATGAAGAGGGTGACTATTATGAGTGCGCCAACGGTCGGAAGTTAACGTGGAAAAAGCATAATATTGTAACAAACAAAAGCGGTTATGAATCACATCGGGATGTATATGAATCAGCTGATTGTTCGGACTGCCCGTTTAGGGAAAAGTGCTTTTCGATGAAGGGTAAAGTTAAGCAGATTGTGGTAAACAGGAACTTTCAACGGCACAAAGAACGAGCCCGACGAACCATCAAATCCGAAGAAGGAGGAGAGAAAATGAGAATGCGAGGCCATGATATCGAGACGGTATTTGGCCACATCAAACACAATTTAAAATTCAAAAGATTCATGCTACGCGGACTTGAAAAAGTCGGTGCAGAACTTCTATTGCTTTCACTTTCTTACAATCTTTCGAAAATGGCCAAATACAGTAAAAAGGCCTTAATTCGAGTTTTACTTTTTGTGTTTTTCGGAGAATGGATAAAAAAAGGCTTCAAGAGGTTCGAATTTCACTCTCAAAGCCTGTTTTTTATTCAAAATCAATTTTTGTACAAATTTTAA